In one Candidatus Hepatincola sp. Av genomic region, the following are encoded:
- the pdxA gene encoding 4-hydroxythreonine-4-phosphate dehydrogenase, protein MPQSPSIINKCVALSAGDPNSIAPLITLKAWLQLKDTNQYFVLVSNLKYMEAVLKYYNTTIPLKPVNTMNDVYSSFKEALPIFNINTKPSYVAGVKNYHNSEFVLQSLDTALYITNTNKTCALVTNPVDKSLVNKYCQWANKLPFSGHTEYLAQKTHSLNPVMMMCTPDHNLKVVPLSTHMSLQNAIKSIKPTFIAKKVLIIHQFIQKHYGIKNPKYLFMGLNPHAGDHGLLGYEENQIIIPTLKLLNSYNIRCDGPVAADSAFIGNNMDKYDVIFGMYHDQVLTPFKTLFFDKGVNVTAGLNLIRTSPDHGVAFDIAKTKYANPNSLIAAISMAHRFANSSLFL, encoded by the coding sequence ATGCCTCAATCACCTTCTATAATAAATAAATGTGTGGCTCTTAGTGCAGGAGATCCTAACTCTATTGCCCCACTAATTACTCTAAAAGCATGGTTACAATTAAAAGATACCAACCAATATTTTGTATTAGTTTCTAACTTAAAATATATGGAAGCTGTCCTTAAATATTATAATACTACTATCCCTTTAAAACCTGTAAATACTATGAATGATGTTTATAGTTCTTTTAAAGAAGCCCTACCTATATTTAATATTAATACTAAACCCTCTTATGTAGCAGGAGTTAAAAATTACCATAATAGTGAGTTTGTTTTACAATCATTAGATACAGCTCTTTATATTACCAATACTAATAAAACTTGTGCTTTAGTAACCAATCCAGTTGATAAATCTTTAGTTAATAAGTACTGCCAATGGGCTAATAAATTACCTTTTAGCGGGCATACAGAATATCTGGCACAAAAAACTCATTCTTTAAACCCTGTGATGATGATGTGTACGCCAGATCATAACTTAAAAGTAGTACCTTTAAGTACTCATATGAGTTTACAAAATGCCATAAAAAGTATTAAACCAACTTTTATAGCAAAAAAAGTTCTTATTATTCACCAATTTATACAAAAGCATTATGGCATCAAAAATCCTAAGTACTTATTTATGGGCTTAAATCCTCATGCTGGGGATCATGGTTTATTAGGGTATGAAGAAAACCAAATTATTATTCCTACTTTAAAACTACTAAACTCTTATAACATTCGCTGTGATGGTCCTGTTGCCGCTGATAGTGCCTTTATTGGCAACAATATGGATAAATACGATGTTATTTTTGGCATGTACCACGACCAAGTGCTAACGCCATTTAAAACCTTATTTTTTGATAAAGGGGTAAATGTAACAGCAGGGTTGAATCTTATTCGTACTTCGCCAGATCATGGTGTAGCCTTTGATATAGCCAAAACGAAATATGCCAATCCTAATAGCTTAATTGCAGCTATATCTATGGCCCATCGGTTTGCCAATAGTAGTTTATTTTTATAA
- the surA gene encoding Chaperone SurA: MFKPITLIYILIIFLLACLANLNSATNNMLAVVNNTYVIFEYDVDQKIKFMELTTADPIYKSKDIRPLVLNQLINNYLILKDAKQFKVKVSAQEVSSALESIEKKLKIPKNSLLNEAKAEGLSHTYVLQELQNELTVEKTKKGIAISRSVTSSKEIEAEVQRTLNLNGKNEYLLSQIAVYIDNKTPEDAKKKIDLIYKSLHSYKDFATAANHFSEDFVTNSGGDIGWVPEVYLPQSVSKELVTLTNNQFTKPILINNYYKIFLLRDKRPLLYLDPNNSEHMKQLHAFVRQKLVYEKSKVALDDYLKETYNNASITFYNK, encoded by the coding sequence ATGTTTAAACCAATAACTTTAATTTATATTTTAATAATATTCTTGTTAGCTTGCTTGGCAAACTTAAATAGTGCTACTAATAATATGTTAGCGGTTGTGAATAATACTTATGTAATTTTTGAATATGATGTTGATCAAAAAATTAAATTTATGGAACTTACAACCGCAGACCCCATTTACAAAAGTAAAGATATTCGCCCTTTAGTATTAAATCAGCTAATTAATAATTACTTAATACTTAAAGATGCTAAACAATTTAAAGTTAAAGTGAGTGCTCAAGAGGTATCGTCGGCTCTTGAGTCTATAGAAAAGAAACTTAAAATTCCTAAAAATAGTTTATTAAATGAAGCAAAAGCAGAGGGGTTATCTCATACTTATGTTTTACAGGAGCTACAAAATGAACTCACAGTAGAAAAAACTAAAAAAGGAATTGCTATTTCTAGGTCGGTTACATCAAGTAAAGAAATAGAAGCAGAGGTTCAAAGAACTTTAAACCTAAATGGTAAAAATGAATATTTACTATCACAAATTGCAGTGTATATTGATAATAAAACACCTGAAGATGCTAAGAAAAAAATAGATTTAATCTATAAGTCTTTGCACTCTTATAAAGATTTTGCTACAGCAGCTAACCACTTCTCTGAAGACTTTGTAACCAACTCTGGAGGTGATATTGGCTGGGTCCCTGAAGTTTATTTACCACAGAGTGTATCTAAAGAGTTAGTAACATTAACCAATAATCAGTTTACCAAACCTATTTTAATTAATAATTATTATAAAATTTTTCTACTAAGAGATAAACGCCCTCTTTTATACCTAGATCCTAATAACTCTGAACATATGAAGCAGCTACATGCCTTTGTAAGGCAAAAACTGGTATATGAAAAATCAAAAGTAGCACTTGATGATTACCTAAAGGAGACCTACAATAATGCCTCAATCACCTTCTATAATAAATAA
- a CDS encoding LPS export ABC transporter permease LptG yields the protein MLPRIIFFYISRKFLKSILLFSILVIFLIILIDFSESVRRFSDTSNDYMLFLLNSIFRIPWIVIQITPFLILFAAFYTIRDVVLKRELDIYKASGISVWQFLQPFLIITFLWSLLTILVISPLNTISIPYQNKLNALLSNKGNQEFINSGSNIIWIVYKEPNFAEKIILAQRGKIKNDIFYFAKVSVIDLHKNILTNSLIAKSGTLAKQTLSLNNVITYSAKEKFPQKLKQLVIPLNLNQSQLRSLSAEPSEIFIWAVPTFIKALKLAGISTASYAVYFFDLLTLPFLLFSMIFISMRFSLYDMRSGKRIYAIFLTIVFGFFIFLLTNIIGSLASLEIIKPFILILLSKLIIMLITINILFAKEGY from the coding sequence GTGCTACCTAGAATAATTTTCTTTTATATTAGTCGTAAATTTTTAAAATCTATTCTTCTATTTAGTATTTTAGTAATTTTTTTGATTATTTTAATAGATTTTTCAGAATCAGTAAGAAGATTCTCTGATACTAGTAACGATTATATGCTGTTTTTACTAAACTCTATCTTTCGTATTCCATGGATTGTTATTCAAATTACCCCATTTTTAATATTATTTGCTGCATTTTATACAATAAGAGATGTGGTATTAAAACGAGAATTAGATATTTATAAAGCCTCAGGTATTTCAGTATGGCAATTTTTACAACCTTTTTTAATTATTACTTTCTTATGGTCGTTGTTAACTATTTTAGTTATTAGTCCTCTTAATACTATTTCTATTCCTTACCAAAATAAATTAAATGCTTTACTATCTAACAAAGGAAACCAAGAGTTTATTAATTCTGGTAGCAACATTATTTGGATTGTTTATAAAGAGCCAAATTTTGCTGAAAAAATTATTTTAGCTCAAAGAGGAAAAATAAAAAATGATATTTTCTACTTTGCTAAAGTATCTGTTATTGACCTTCATAAAAATATTTTAACTAACTCTTTAATAGCTAAATCAGGAACTTTAGCAAAACAAACATTATCTTTAAACAATGTGATTACTTATAGTGCTAAGGAAAAATTCCCACAAAAACTTAAACAATTAGTTATACCACTTAACCTTAATCAATCACAATTACGGAGTTTATCTGCCGAACCAAGTGAAATTTTCATCTGGGCAGTTCCTACTTTTATAAAAGCCTTGAAACTAGCAGGTATTAGTACGGCTTCTTATGCCGTTTACTTTTTTGATCTTCTTACCTTACCTTTTTTATTATTCTCTATGATTTTTATCAGTATGAGGTTTTCTCTTTATGATATGCGTAGCGGTAAAAGAATTTATGCAATATTTTTAACTATAGTGTTTGGCTTCTTTATATTTTTACTTACCAACATTATTGGTTCCTTAGCTTCTTTAGAAATTATTAAGCCTTTTATATTAATATTGTTATCAAAGCTAATTATTATGCTTATAACCATTAACATCTTATTTGCAAAAGAAGGTTATTAA
- the pepA gene encoding Cytosol aminopeptidase: MNIQFIDGKELKENTNVTQLIFISQECFLKLSTKQQEQYQALGFNGKYKEILTLTSESNFLKTVLIGLGAEDKLQDKQILALAGYATSTIKHNNILLTYKVNKASAILVSNTILGIQLKAWTFDKYISDSSRKNPLKDLNIKVTLPSGINKSEINLTEIEAIFQGVILARDLINEPANILYPYSYVNIIKDLQKHGIKVTILDAKQLNKLGMGALLSVAIGSNKEPYVAILEYMGNKKQKQPLAFVGKGVTFDSGGYSLKPAMGMIDMKKDMSGSASVVGLLKTLALRKAKVNVIGVVGLVENMVNGESTKPGDIVTSMSGKTIERLNTDAEGRLVLADLLWYTQQKYQPKFMVNLATLTGAIIVSLGTERAGLFSNNQELIDDLLKAGEQSGELLWHMPTGEEYSTKLRSPIADLQDISLEPKVAGSIYAAMFLQEFVNDTPWAHLDIAGVAALSSNTDLCQHGAPGFGVRLLNELVKKYEVN, from the coding sequence ATGAATATTCAATTTATAGACGGCAAAGAATTAAAAGAGAATACTAATGTAACTCAATTAATATTCATATCCCAAGAGTGTTTTTTAAAATTATCCACTAAGCAACAAGAGCAATATCAAGCATTAGGTTTCAATGGAAAATATAAAGAAATTCTTACTCTTACTTCTGAATCTAACTTCCTTAAAACAGTTTTAATAGGTTTAGGAGCTGAAGATAAACTTCAAGATAAACAAATTTTAGCATTAGCAGGATATGCTACCTCAACAATCAAACATAATAATATTTTATTAACTTATAAGGTTAATAAAGCAAGTGCTATATTAGTAAGCAATACAATTCTAGGTATTCAATTAAAAGCATGGACTTTTGATAAATATATTTCAGATTCCTCAAGAAAAAATCCCCTAAAAGATTTAAACATCAAGGTAACACTACCTAGTGGTATTAATAAAAGTGAAATTAATTTAACAGAAATTGAAGCTATTTTTCAAGGAGTAATTTTAGCTAGGGATTTAATTAATGAACCAGCTAATATTTTATACCCATACAGTTATGTAAACATTATTAAAGATTTACAAAAACATGGCATTAAGGTAACTATTTTAGATGCTAAACAACTGAATAAGCTAGGTATGGGTGCTTTATTATCTGTTGCCATAGGTAGTAATAAAGAACCTTATGTTGCTATTTTGGAATATATGGGTAATAAAAAACAAAAACAACCTTTAGCTTTTGTTGGTAAGGGAGTTACTTTTGATAGTGGCGGTTATTCTTTAAAACCAGCTATGGGCATGATTGATATGAAAAAAGATATGTCGGGTTCAGCGAGTGTAGTTGGTTTATTAAAAACTTTAGCATTAAGAAAAGCCAAAGTAAATGTTATTGGGGTAGTAGGCTTAGTAGAGAATATGGTAAATGGTGAATCTACTAAACCTGGTGATATTGTAACATCAATGTCTGGTAAAACTATTGAAAGGCTAAATACTGATGCTGAAGGGCGGTTAGTATTAGCAGATTTATTGTGGTACACTCAACAAAAATATCAACCTAAATTTATGGTTAATCTAGCTACTTTAACCGGTGCTATTATTGTGTCACTTGGTACAGAAAGAGCTGGTTTGTTTTCTAATAACCAAGAATTAATTGATGACTTATTAAAAGCTGGAGAGCAAAGTGGTGAGTTGTTATGGCATATGCCAACAGGGGAAGAATACAGTACCAAGTTGCGTTCGCCTATCGCTGACTTACAAGATATTTCCTTAGAGCCAAAAGTAGCAGGTAGTATTTATGCAGCCATGTTCTTACAAGAGTTTGTTAATGATACGCCATGGGCTCATTTAGATATTGCTGGAGTAGCAGCTCTTAGTAGTAACACCGACTTATGCCAACATGGGGCTCCTGGTTTTGGGGTTCGTCTTTTAAATGAATTAGTAAAAAAATATGAAGTAAACTAA
- the rsmA gene encoding Ribosomal RNA small subunit methyltransferase A, with product MNNMFYTKKSLGQHFLINEFVIHKIIAAAGNLTNKTVIEIGPGNLALTQQLVKQAKCVFAIEKDKRLTAKLEDFKAKYSNFNYAIADSLTYEDNLSGTKVLISNLPYNIGTQIFLNYLFKAKQSNFEYFILMFQKEVALRITATVGSKSYGRLSIIAQLLSVTELLFDVDKNNFSPAPKVQSSVIKVTPLITPKFEVDIDKLSYVTNLAFQGKRKTLRNSLKKLNINLADLGIDSNKRAEELFLEEFCKIANSIQSIQNN from the coding sequence ATGAATAATATGTTTTATACAAAAAAATCTTTAGGACAACATTTTTTAATAAATGAATTCGTTATTCATAAAATTATTGCCGCAGCAGGTAATTTAACTAATAAAACTGTTATAGAAATTGGTCCGGGTAATTTAGCATTAACTCAACAGCTAGTAAAACAAGCTAAATGTGTTTTTGCTATTGAAAAAGATAAACGTTTAACCGCAAAGCTAGAAGATTTCAAAGCTAAATATTCTAACTTCAACTATGCTATTGCTGATTCCCTAACTTATGAAGATAATTTATCTGGTACTAAAGTTCTAATTTCTAATTTACCTTACAATATTGGCACTCAAATTTTTTTAAACTATCTCTTCAAAGCTAAACAAAGTAATTTTGAATACTTTATTTTAATGTTTCAAAAAGAAGTTGCTTTAAGAATTACCGCTACCGTTGGTAGTAAATCATATGGTCGTTTGTCTATAATTGCCCAACTATTAAGCGTAACTGAACTTTTATTTGATGTTGATAAAAATAATTTTAGCCCTGCACCTAAAGTACAATCTAGTGTTATTAAAGTTACTCCTTTAATAACCCCTAAATTTGAGGTAGATATTGATAAATTATCCTATGTTACTAACTTAGCTTTTCAAGGTAAAAGGAAAACTTTAAGAAATAGCTTAAAAAAACTAAATATTAATCTAGCAGATCTTGGCATTGATTCCAATAAAAGAGCCGAAGAGCTTTTTTTAGAAGAATTTTGTAAAATTGCCAATAGTATTCAAAGTATTCAAAATAATTAA
- the lptD gene encoding LPS-assembly protein LptD — translation MLHKICLLILFFIVMFVTLLQAEDPTNNSQSAVNTNSPTQNTGKATTNSSKKQSTKEQLKQDVDFKAKRIYYDFTSNIATATGEVTFKSGTRELHADQISYSSKTDVLYAKGNVVLIDEQGNKIHAKEIILDSEIQKGFITDFKTVFADKSQLIARSVERKNNISYNLQNMCYTSCRVTPNSLPTWSVNAKSGIYDEEDSKIVLHNVWFDVYNIPVFWSPYFTFSNLALDRKAGLLIPQLSSNSTYGGYIEQPFYMPFGTHQDAVLTTDLFFSHSPLYLLNYKGFIENGSFNIHAGYVKDTPENPEWHFFGEVNKDLSKIWRISGKIEQVSNPRYLKLYDINDKDDEESFFEDHVILEGFFNKNNYLSLSWEHYDNANKDFDNIKNTNPNFFANDTTTSINYDYYGDYTRFGRLNINAEGNNFYAENYGGNPNNSIYRLGLKVSYQYVKPTNFGNYSVDVLSQSAAYQDGLGSHDSNIEDNFASQLAAAATWDYSWIYNKGNFVYSFGPIAQALVSDALNDNDNDILFDSYNETVTASNLFDINHYSGYDNFTDSSSIKYALQGSMLNSDDLGSRLFIGQMFTYGNSNNMDSSYDTNNVFAKSNYFVSWYLYPLKSTYIAYDSILTPSFAVEESSLSIGYHNTLFAIGGTYYKYNNLDTSIYSEAQQSELNNYIRISLNNKLNLVAATVFDTTKDNSQLKEVNFTLRWTNECVQVEFYIDRDIYEDSSNSYGIKLSIRGLDNYNFGL, via the coding sequence ATGTTACACAAAATATGCCTCTTAATTTTGTTTTTTATTGTAATGTTTGTTACCCTATTACAAGCAGAGGATCCTACTAATAATTCTCAATCAGCAGTGAATACAAATAGCCCTACTCAAAATACTGGTAAAGCCACAACTAATTCTTCTAAAAAACAGTCAACTAAAGAACAGTTAAAACAAGATGTAGATTTCAAAGCTAAACGCATTTATTATGATTTTACTAGTAATATTGCTACCGCCACAGGGGAAGTAACATTTAAGTCAGGAACCCGAGAACTGCATGCCGACCAAATATCTTATAGCTCTAAAACTGATGTCCTTTATGCTAAAGGCAACGTAGTATTAATAGATGAGCAAGGCAATAAAATCCATGCTAAAGAAATTATTTTAGATAGTGAAATTCAAAAAGGCTTCATTACAGACTTTAAAACCGTTTTTGCCGATAAGTCTCAGTTAATTGCAAGATCCGTGGAAAGAAAAAATAACATTAGTTATAACTTACAAAATATGTGTTACACTAGTTGCCGAGTTACTCCTAACTCATTACCTACATGGTCGGTTAATGCTAAGTCGGGCATTTACGATGAAGAAGATTCTAAAATTGTATTACATAATGTATGGTTTGATGTTTACAATATTCCTGTTTTCTGGAGCCCTTATTTTACCTTTTCTAACCTAGCCTTAGATCGTAAAGCTGGGCTTTTAATTCCTCAACTTAGTAGTAACTCTACTTATGGTGGTTACATTGAACAACCTTTTTATATGCCTTTTGGGACACATCAAGATGCCGTACTGACTACAGATCTTTTCTTTAGCCATAGTCCTTTATACCTTTTAAATTATAAAGGTTTTATTGAAAATGGTAGTTTTAATATTCATGCAGGTTATGTGAAAGATACCCCAGAAAATCCTGAATGGCATTTCTTTGGGGAAGTTAATAAAGACTTAAGCAAAATATGGCGTATTAGTGGTAAAATAGAGCAAGTAAGCAATCCTAGATACCTTAAATTGTATGATATTAATGATAAAGATGATGAAGAAAGTTTTTTTGAAGATCATGTTATTTTAGAAGGTTTTTTTAATAAGAATAATTATCTATCTCTTTCTTGGGAACATTATGATAATGCAAATAAAGATTTTGATAATATTAAAAACACTAACCCCAACTTTTTCGCGAATGATACAACCACAAGTATTAATTACGATTATTATGGTGATTACACTAGGTTTGGTAGGTTGAATATTAATGCCGAGGGTAATAATTTTTATGCGGAGAATTATGGGGGAAACCCTAACAACTCTATTTATCGGCTTGGCTTAAAAGTAAGTTATCAATATGTAAAACCTACTAATTTTGGTAACTATAGTGTAGATGTTTTAAGCCAATCTGCTGCCTATCAAGATGGCTTAGGCTCCCACGATAGTAACATTGAAGATAACTTTGCCTCACAACTTGCGGCTGCTGCTACTTGGGATTATTCATGGATTTACAACAAAGGAAATTTTGTATATAGTTTTGGTCCTATTGCTCAGGCGTTGGTGAGTGATGCTTTAAATGATAATGACAACGATATTTTATTTGATTCCTATAATGAAACGGTAACAGCTAGTAATTTGTTTGATATTAACCATTATTCAGGGTATGATAATTTCACTGATAGTAGTAGTATAAAATATGCTCTGCAAGGTAGTATGCTTAATTCTGATGATTTAGGAAGTAGATTATTTATTGGGCAAATGTTTACTTATGGCAATTCTAATAATATGGATAGCTCCTATGATACCAATAATGTGTTTGCTAAATCTAACTATTTTGTTTCTTGGTATTTATACCCCTTAAAAAGTACTTATATAGCTTATGATAGTATTTTAACTCCAAGTTTTGCCGTAGAAGAATCTTCCTTAAGCATTGGTTATCATAATACTCTTTTTGCAATAGGTGGTACTTATTATAAGTATAACAATTTAGATACCTCAATTTATAGTGAAGCTCAACAATCAGAACTGAATAACTATATAAGAATTAGTTTAAATAATAAGCTAAACTTAGTTGCTGCTACAGTATTTGATACAACTAAAGATAACTCTCAATTAAAAGAGGTAAACTTTACCTTAAGGTGGACCAACGAGTGTGTACAAGTGGAATTCTATATAGATAGAGATATTTATGAAGACTCTAGTAATAGTTATGGTATAAAATTATCCATACGTGGACTAGATAATTACAATTTTGGCTTATAA
- the ywlC gene encoding Threonylcarbamoyl-AMP synthase has protein sequence MIQVLSSTQANIKLAAEQIKQNNIVAFPTETVYGLGGSAYSNIAINKIYQYKNRPLHNPLIAHYASLDHIAEDCIVNDLCKIIYKKFMPGPLTVILKKKNTSHLIPMVSANLPTQGVRVPNHKTALALIRYASLPIAAPSANISNKISPTLPEHVVKSFAEENLMLLDDGASTLGLESTIVDISNNKNLKILRHGHITLEDLQSLNIPIVSQKEEKIIASGMLKKHYSPNTPLELSCEKLQENDGLLAFGEINFVLPKNVAVYNLSPKKNLQEAAKNLFKALWELDAKGLTRICVMPIPNVGLGIAINEKLQKAAYKE, from the coding sequence ATGATCCAAGTACTATCTAGTACTCAGGCTAATATTAAGTTAGCAGCGGAACAAATTAAGCAAAACAATATTGTAGCCTTTCCTACTGAAACAGTTTATGGGCTTGGTGGTTCAGCCTATTCTAATATAGCAATTAATAAAATCTATCAATATAAAAACCGTCCTTTACATAATCCTTTGATTGCCCATTATGCTAGCCTAGATCATATTGCTGAAGATTGTATTGTTAATGATCTTTGTAAAATTATTTACAAAAAATTCATGCCTGGTCCATTAACTGTTATATTAAAGAAAAAGAATACCTCTCACTTAATACCTATGGTTTCAGCGAATTTACCAACTCAAGGAGTAAGAGTACCTAACCATAAGACGGCTCTTGCTTTAATTCGTTACGCCTCTTTACCTATAGCGGCTCCTAGTGCTAATATTAGTAATAAAATTAGCCCAACTTTACCTGAACATGTAGTAAAATCTTTTGCTGAAGAAAATTTAATGCTTTTAGACGATGGTGCAAGCACTTTAGGATTAGAGTCTACTATTGTTGATATTAGCAATAATAAAAACCTTAAAATACTTAGGCACGGACATATTACCCTTGAAGATTTACAATCTTTAAATATTCCTATTGTTTCACAAAAAGAAGAAAAAATTATTGCCTCTGGTATGCTAAAGAAACACTATAGCCCTAATACTCCCTTAGAGCTATCTTGTGAGAAACTACAAGAGAATGATGGTTTATTAGCTTTTGGCGAAATTAATTTTGTGCTACCTAAAAATGTAGCTGTATATAATTTATCTCCTAAGAAAAATTTACAGGAAGCTGCTAAGAATTTATTTAAAGCATTATGGGAATTAGATGCTAAAGGATTAACAAGAATTTGTGTTATGCCTATTCCTAATGTGGGGCTGGGTATAGCTATTAATGAAAAACTTCAAAAAGCGGCTTACAAAGAATAA
- a CDS encoding putative FAD-linked oxidoreductase: MTKIPAFQSFLSNFLENQQILLPQNPNFQELATEKRGNFSSNPSIIVLPKSVEEVAKIITYCYSHDIPIIPQSGNTGLVGGAVAQKEQVILNSKYLNKLLDFNETNRSFTCQSGVTLWQAQTYARQHNLMFPLSLPSEKTCTIGGNLATNAGGIHVLKYGNMRDLTLGLEVVLPNGNIISDLHVLRKRNIGSDFKHLFIGAEGILGFICAASLKLFPKPYRRLHTLVAIENIPDSIALFTAIQNKLASNLCAFEIFNQNAVKITLKYNPKILFPLPTNTAWYVLMSFEIYDSSPTFLQYLKTTVQKILKTNKYYTSQDDNIWDLRFAIPESQSAYGISLKHDISLPLSSLAIFIEENLKTLNQLYPNQILPIIFGHLGDGNLHFNLSAVNNATIDLKEQKAKIKNLLVNSVMNYQGSFCAEHGVGLVHKEEFQHFYKNNQAILMRLLKNTLDTNNIFNPKKILSE; encoded by the coding sequence ATGACAAAAATACCTGCTTTTCAATCTTTTTTAAGTAATTTTTTAGAAAATCAGCAAATTTTGTTACCTCAAAACCCAAACTTTCAAGAATTAGCTACCGAAAAACGGGGTAATTTTTCCTCTAATCCTTCAATTATCGTTTTACCAAAAAGTGTAGAAGAAGTAGCTAAAATTATTACTTATTGTTATAGCCATGATATTCCTATTATTCCTCAATCTGGTAATACAGGTTTAGTAGGTGGAGCTGTAGCTCAAAAGGAGCAAGTTATTCTTAATTCTAAATACTTAAATAAATTACTAGATTTTAATGAAACCAACCGCTCTTTTACCTGCCAAAGCGGAGTTACACTTTGGCAGGCTCAAACATATGCTAGGCAACATAATTTAATGTTTCCCTTAAGTTTACCCTCAGAAAAAACTTGTACCATAGGAGGCAATTTAGCCACCAATGCTGGTGGAATTCATGTTTTAAAATATGGCAATATGAGAGATTTAACCTTAGGTTTAGAGGTTGTATTACCCAATGGAAACATTATTAGTGATTTACATGTGTTAAGAAAAAGGAATATTGGTTCCGACTTTAAGCACTTATTTATTGGTGCAGAAGGTATTTTAGGTTTTATTTGTGCTGCTTCTTTAAAGTTATTTCCTAAACCTTACCGCAGGTTACATACTTTAGTAGCTATAGAAAATATACCTGATTCCATAGCCTTATTTACCGCCATACAAAATAAACTAGCGTCTAACTTATGTGCTTTTGAAATATTTAACCAAAATGCTGTGAAGATTACCTTAAAGTATAATCCTAAGATACTCTTCCCTTTACCTACTAATACTGCATGGTATGTATTAATGTCTTTTGAAATTTATGATTCATCTCCCACCTTTTTACAATACTTAAAAACTACTGTTCAAAAAATACTCAAAACTAATAAATATTATACAAGCCAAGATGATAATATATGGGATTTGCGTTTTGCTATTCCTGAAAGCCAAAGTGCTTATGGTATTAGTTTAAAACATGATATATCTTTGCCCTTATCATCTTTAGCCATATTTATTGAAGAAAATCTAAAAACCTTAAACCAGCTTTACCCTAACCAAATCCTCCCTATAATTTTTGGACATTTAGGTGATGGTAATTTACATTTTAATCTTTCAGCTGTCAATAATGCTACTATTGACTTAAAAGAACAAAAGGCTAAAATAAAAAACTTATTAGTAAATAGTGTAATGAATTATCAAGGTTCATTTTGTGCAGAACATGGGGTTGGTTTAGTGCATAAAGAAGAATTCCAACACTTTTATAAAAATAATCAAGCTATTTTAATGAGATTATTAAAAAATACTTTAGATACTAACAATATTTTTAATCCTAAAAAAATTTTATCGGAATAA
- a CDS encoding Inositol monophosphatase family 7, which yields MITEQQIQLLVEATIEAGTKAKQLRNQGLQVEHKADGSLVTNADKELDAFFHQVIRNKLQDSNIILSEEDVANGTNIVATNKPFWSIDPIDSTHSYVDNKSSYTVNLAFVDANNIPIFGIIHTPDNNTVWYGSLTYGAYKKVGNEPPKQIFTRKLKQEGAVLISSDEQVTPKALLQKLNIVEDLKMPSSVKFTYIAEGLADFYTRKQNKACDWDITPGHALIVAAGGKVVFQAPTTNFKYGKPPYLAPCLLAIGDKDYDPSTI from the coding sequence ATGATTACTGAACAACAAATTCAACTATTAGTAGAAGCAACTATAGAGGCTGGCACAAAAGCAAAACAATTAAGGAATCAAGGTTTACAAGTAGAGCATAAAGCTGATGGTAGCTTAGTAACTAACGCCGATAAGGAGCTAGATGCCTTTTTTCATCAAGTGATTAGAAATAAACTACAAGATAGCAATATTATTCTTTCTGAAGAAGATGTTGCAAATGGCACAAACATAGTAGCTACCAATAAACCTTTTTGGTCTATAGACCCTATTGATAGTACTCATTCTTATGTTGATAATAAATCTTCATATACTGTTAACCTTGCCTTTGTAGATGCCAATAATATTCCTATTTTTGGCATTATTCATACTCCTGATAACAATACCGTTTGGTATGGCTCCTTAACCTATGGTGCTTACAAGAAAGTTGGCAATGAACCACCAAAGCAAATCTTTACCCGTAAACTTAAGCAAGAAGGAGCGGTATTAATATCATCTGATGAACAAGTTACCCCTAAAGCTCTTTTACAAAAACTAAATATTGTTGAGGATTTAAAAATGCCCTCTTCTGTAAAATTTACATATATTGCAGAAGGTTTAGCCGACTTTTATACTCGTAAACAAAACAAAGCCTGTGATTGGGATATAACTCCAGGGCATGCTTTAATTGTGGCTGCAGGTGGTAAAGTAGTTTTTCAAGCACCTACCACTAATTTTAAATATGGCAAACCACCTTATTTAGCACCTTGCTTATTAGCTATAGGAGATAAAGACTATGATCCAAGTACTATCTAG